The following proteins are co-located in the Salinigranum halophilum genome:
- a CDS encoding RNA polymerase Rpb4 family protein gives MTIFKEKLGEEYLTTSEVKRLLEEVEAERAADEEREVRYELARAIEHVNRFAFLDPEDSRALAEELQELEKVDEETAFKIADLLPQSRDELRALYAQQRYALSGDELDDILNVVAKYV, from the coding sequence ATGACGATCTTCAAAGAGAAGCTCGGGGAGGAGTATCTCACCACGTCCGAGGTGAAGCGGCTCCTCGAGGAGGTCGAGGCCGAACGCGCGGCCGACGAAGAGCGTGAGGTCCGGTACGAACTGGCCCGCGCCATCGAACACGTCAACCGGTTTGCGTTCCTCGACCCCGAGGATTCGCGGGCGCTCGCCGAGGAACTCCAGGAACTGGAGAAGGTCGACGAGGAGACGGCGTTCAAAATCGCCGACCTGCTCCCGCAGTCGCGCGACGAACTCCGCGCGCTCTACGCCCAGCAGCGCTACGCGCTCTCGGGCGACGAACTCGACGACATCCTCAACGTCGTCGCCAAGTACGTCTGA